In one window of Macrotis lagotis isolate mMagLag1 chromosome 5, bilby.v1.9.chrom.fasta, whole genome shotgun sequence DNA:
- the TBCC gene encoding tubulin-specific chaperone C, with amino-acid sequence MEAADAPAANGDVGGPGLGPVPERLQRRERERLLEVERRKQERQSQTVEEEKSDFFAAAFAREREAVELLLGGADAARLEEAASRLQALQKLLNDAVLYLAPYDVRLGQEALARLQGALAERRQELQPKKRFAFQSRRKDAAPGPAAKAPPPPPEPEPEPAPPGRAVHVPSGFGFADREAQTLQMRREELRQRDILLTALSGCTVRLYGNPNTLRLTKARGCTVLCGPVSTSVFLDDCVDCVLAVACQQLRTHRTRDTRIFLQVTSRAIVEDCSGVRFAPYSWSYPGIDQDFAGSGLDRSKNNWRDVDDFNWLARGVASPNWSILPEEEWTIQGD; translated from the coding sequence ATGGAGGCCGCGGACGCGCCGGCGGCCAACGGAGACGTGGGCGGCCCCGGCCTAGGCCCGGTGCCCGAGCGGCTGCAGAGGCGCGAGCGGGAGCGGCTCCTGGAAGTGGAGAGGCGGAAGCAGGAGCGGCAGAGCCAGACggtggaggaggagaagagcGACTTCTTCGCGGCCGCCTTCGCCCGCGAGCGGGAGGCCGTGGAGCTGCTGCTGGGGGGCGCGGACGCCGCGCGGCTGGAAGAAGCGGCCTCGCGGCTGCAGGCCCTGCAGAAGCTGCTCAACGACGCCGTGCTCTACCTGGCGCCCTACGACGTGCGGCTCGGCCAGGAGGCCCTGGCGCGGCTGCAGGGGGCCTTGGCCGAGCGGCGCCAGGAGCTGCAGCCCAAGAAGCGCTTCGCCTTCCAATCCCGCCGGAAGGACGCGGCCCCGGGCCCCGCGGCCaaggccccgccgccgccgcccgagcccgagcccgagcccgCCCCGCCCGGCCGCGCCGTCCACGTCCCCTCCGGCTTTGGCTTCGCCGACCGGGAGGCGCAGACCCTGCAGATGCGGCGCGAGGAGCTGCGCCAGCGCGACATCCTCCTGACCGCGCTGTCCGGCTGCACCGTCCGGCTGTACGGCAACCCCAACACGCTGCGGCTGACCAAGGCCCGCGGCTGCACCGTGCTCTGCGGGCCCGTCTCCACCTCCGTGTTTCTGGACGACTGCGTGGACTGCGTCCTGGCCGTGGCCTGCCAGCAGCTCCGCACGCACCGCACCCGGGACACCCGCATCTTCCTGCAGGTGACCAGCCGCGCCATCGTGGAGGACTGCAGCGGCGTGCGCTTCGCCCCGTACTCCTGGAGCTACCCGGGGATCGACCAGGACTTTGCGGGCTCCGGGCTGGACCGAAGCAAGAACAACTGGAGGGATGTGGACGACTTCAACTGGTTGGCCCGAGGCGTGGCCTCCCCGAACTGGAGTATTCTTCCTGAAGAGGAGTGGACCATCCAGGGGGACTGA